TCAGCGATTTCATCGACACCCGGCGCGGCAGCGTCGGCCCCGAGGCGCGTACCCGGCTGGCCGAGGCGGTGCGTCAGCTGCAGGCCGCGCAGGACAAGGCCGCCGACAACTCGACCGAGAGCCTCCCGACGGCCATCGCGCACGCCAACAGCGCAACCTCGCTGGCCATGCAGGCCCAGCAGTTGGCCAACAACGATGTCAGCTACGCCCATCAGGCCCACAACTCCCAGCACTACGGCGGCGGGTCGAATTCCGGTGCGGTACTGGGCGGGATCATCATCGGCAACATCCTGTCCGGGGCGCTGCGCGGCGGTATCGGCGGCAGCGTCGGCGGCGGGAGCTGGCGGTCCACATCGTTCGGCGGATCGGGCGGTGGCGGCTTCGGCGGTGGCGGCGGCCGCTTCTAGGTCGTGTACAGCGAAAGATGAACGTACACCTCATCGGGTGCGCGTTCGTCGACGATGATCTCGCGGGTGACCGTGCCGTGCGCGGCCGTGTCCACCTGGTCCTGTGCGTAACGGGGGTCGGGTGCCGTGCTCAGCTCGGGTCCGGCTATCACTTTCGTGGACTTCGGGATATCGGAAGGCCGGGGCGCCTCGGAGAACTGCGCCAGAAACTCGCCCAGCTGCGCCTCGGTCATCCGTAACGCCAACCGGTAGCGGGTGTCTCGACCGGAATCGGTGTCGGTGCCGAGAACCTGGACATCCGGCGGCAAGGTCACATCGCCGAATTGCGCTGCGGTCTGCGCCGATACCGGCATGTTCTGGTCTCCTCCGTCGCGCGGGGTTTCTGGCTTCGAGCAAGCACTCAGCATCAGCAGCACAACCGCCAGGACCACAGTCAGCCTCATCGGGGCACTCCGTCATAGGTCGAGACCGACGACGCACCCCTGATATCGAATTCACGTGCCAGCCCGGCGGTTTGCAGGCCCGCCATCTGGTCGTCGGTGATGGTGATGGGGCCGATCTTGGTCTCCTTTCCAGCGTCCCAGTTGTATCGATCGGCGACATCGACCTGCGACTCGACGTGAACCCGGGGCTCCCCGCCCGGTGTGTCCGGCGGGTAGACGGTCACCACGCCACCGGCCGACATGTCCACCCCGCCGACCGCGCGGTACCAGTCGGGATTGGCGTCAGGATCCATGTAGTAACCCTGCCACGGGGTGCGGAACGGGACGGGCTGACCGTACTGGCCGGTCGCGGCGGCCTCGGCCACGATTCGATTCACCTCGTCGTTGACCATCGCATCCCCGCGGGCCTGCATCTGCGGGATATCGTTCATCATCGAGTTCACGTCCAGGTTGTACGGTTTGCCCGTGTTGTCCAAGTAGTGGTCGAGGAGCTCCGCAGCGTGTGGCCATTTCTGCTCGATCAGCGGCAGACCGCCTTCGATGGCCGCTTTGAACGCCAGGTCGTCGCCCCGCGAATACCAGGGCTGCGAGCCCCATTCACCGGACCCCTCATCGTGCTTGCTCCACGGCGGTGGTTCGGGGATGCCGTTCTCGCCCGGCTCGGCAGGCGGCTGGTCGGTCGGCTGACCGTCGGGGTCATCGGTGTCGCCGTCGCGACCCTCGCGGTCCCCCAGCGCCTGATATCCCTCCCCGATGGCGCGGATCCGGGCCGCGATGCCGTTCATATCGGTATTGGAGCGGCGCAGGATGTCGGCGACCTCGCCCACACCGCGTGACACGACGGGGATCAACGCACGCTCACCGGCCGCGTTGGGTGGGACGCTGGCGGCCGCGCTCAGCACCCAATGCTTGATCTCCTCCAGGTCCCGACGACCGGCGGCGACCACCCGAGCGGAGCGATCCACCTCGGAGCCGAGTCGCCGATCGAGTTCGGCGAGCCCGCTGATGGTGCCCGCCAACCGCTCGTTGCGACCGGCGTAGGCGTCGGCGGCGGCACCCGTCCAGTCCGATCCGGGCGCGGCAGAGGCAACCACCTCCCGCAACCCATCGAGCGGGCGGCTCTGGTCGAACTCGGTGCCACCGACGGGTGTGCCCTCGCCGAGCGTCGCGCGGGCGTTGTCCCACGTCGAAAGAAATGCCGCAAGAACGCTGATCGCCGCCCCCTTTGAATCCCTGCACTCAAATCCTAGGTGAGCCCAGCACACCTACGACGCGGCAATTCAGGGCGGAGCGAATTCAGGGCTAACCAGGGCCGTTCGCCCGCTCGCGGGCGAGGGAGGTCGTCAGCAGCCCTTGAGGCGCACCGCGAGGTAGTTCGACACCTCGGAGATCGCCACCCGCTCCTGGGTCATGGCGTCGCGCTCGCGCACGGTCACGGCGTGGTCCTCCAGCGAGTCGAAGTCCAGCGTGAGGCAGAACGGGGTGCCGATCTCGTCCTGCCTGCGGTACCGGCGGCCGATGGCGCCGGCATCGTCGAACTCGACATTCCAGCTCTGGCGCAGCTCGGCGGCGAGATCTTTTGCCTTGGGCGACAAGTCGGCATGCCGCGACAACGGCAACACCGCCGCCTTGACCGGGGCCAGCCGCGGGTCCAGCTTGAGCACGGTGCGCTTGTCCACCCCGCCCTTGGCGTTGGGGGCCTCGTCCTCACGGTAGGAGTCCACCAGGAACGCCATCAGCGACCGGGTCAGGCCGGCCGCCGGCTCGATCACATACGGCGTGTACCGGGTATCGGAGGCCTGGTCGTAATAGGTCAGTTCCACCCCGGATGACTTTGCGTGACTGGACAAGTCGTGATCGGTGCGGTTGGCGATGCCCTCCAGCTCACCCCACGGATTGCCGGTGAAACCGAACTTGTACTCGATATCGGTGGTGCCCGCGCTGTAGTGCGAGAGCTTCTCCAGCGGGTGCTCGTAGAGCCGCAGATTCTCCGGC
This DNA window, taken from Mycolicibacterium neoaurum, encodes the following:
- a CDS encoding EspA/EspE family type VII secretion system effector, translated to MCWAHLGFECRDSKGAAISVLAAFLSTWDNARATLGEGTPVGGTEFDQSRPLDGLREVVASAAPGSDWTGAAADAYAGRNERLAGTISGLAELDRRLGSEVDRSARVVAAGRRDLEEIKHWVLSAAASVPPNAAGERALIPVVSRGVGEVADILRRSNTDMNGIAARIRAIGEGYQALGDREGRDGDTDDPDGQPTDQPPAEPGENGIPEPPPWSKHDEGSGEWGSQPWYSRGDDLAFKAAIEGGLPLIEQKWPHAAELLDHYLDNTGKPYNLDVNSMMNDIPQMQARGDAMVNDEVNRIVAEAAATGQYGQPVPFRTPWQGYYMDPDANPDWYRAVGGVDMSAGGVVTVYPPDTPGGEPRVHVESQVDVADRYNWDAGKETKIGPITITDDQMAGLQTAGLAREFDIRGASSVSTYDGVPR